Proteins encoded in a region of the Zea mays cultivar B73 chromosome 2, Zm-B73-REFERENCE-NAM-5.0, whole genome shotgun sequence genome:
- the LOC118471901 gene encoding heavy metal-associated isoprenylated plant protein 36 — MAREEELKRIDLKVNVSCCDGCRRKVMKAMSLKGVLRTEIQPSHDRVTVVGDVDVNVLVKKLAKVGKIAEALPPAPAEQGKKQRDDGDRAVPAQAQPQAEEKCKGKDDAGGKAAAKAAPGKHEGCKKCAREAAARAVGDSGDHCSGKKAPSKKDNNAGGGWGGEEGGDADADGLDAEPLAVAPHHHYAQAQTQQHYHRAEPAMVVPVHVPPTYYYPPPAAAAMPYYGYYGMPPPPPPTMAMTMGVAPPSQRHPQARPQPSRFDEDFFDDDNTVGCSVM, encoded by the exons ATGGCTAGGGAAGAAGAGCTCAAG AGGATTGACCTGAAGGTGAACGTGAGCTGCTGCGACGGCTGCAGGAGGAAGGTGATGAAGGCGATGAGCCTCAAAG GCGTGCTGAGGACGGAGATCCAGCCGTCGCACGACCGGGTGACCGTCGTGGGCGACGTGGACGTCAACGTCCTGGTGAAGAAGCTGGCCAAGGTGGGCAAGATCGccgaggcgctgcctcccgcgCCTGCTGAGCAGGGCAAGAAGCAGCGCGATGACGGCGACAGAGCGGTGCCGGCGCAGGCGCAACCGCAGGCGGAGGAGAAGTGCAAGGGCAAGGACGACGCCGGTGGCAAGGCGGCGGCTAAGGCAGCGCCGGGCAAGCATGAGGGGTGCAAGAAGTGCGCGCGCGAGGCCGCCGCGCGCGCCGTGGGCGACAGTGGCGACCACTGCAGCGGGAAGAAGGCGCCGTCCAAAAAGGACAACAACGCCGGCGGCGGCTGGGGCGGCGAGGAAGGCggcgacgccgacgccgacgGACTCGACGCCGAGCCCTTGGCGGTGGCGCCCCACCACCACTATGCGCAAGCCCAGACGCAGCAGCACTACCACCGCGCGGAGCCGGCGATGGTGGTGCCGGTGCACGTGCCGCCGACCTACTACTACCCGCCTCCGGCCGCCGCGGCGATGCCGTACTACGGCTACTACGGCAtgcccccgcccccgccgccgACGATGGCGATGACGATGGGGGTGGCACCGCCGTCCCAGCGGCACCCGCAGGCCCGGCCGCAGCCTTCCCGCTTCGACGAGGACTTCTTCGACGACGACAACACGGTCGGCTGCAGCGTCATGTGA
- the LOC100384087 gene encoding lecithin-cholesterol acyltransferase-like 4 isoform X2, whose translation MRRQTRRNPALRRSWRGRDGQQGGKATGPDMDNPRCRIPRQASPRQTRQESTRSAGGAAPEVWAPGDLACLGGDAHGDATAATGTTSRMIIGDDTVYYYHDMIVEMIKWGYQEGKTLFGFGYDFRQSNRLSETLDRFSKKLESVYTASGGKKINLITHSMGGLLVKCFISLHSDTFEKYVKSWIAIAAPFQGAPGYITTSLLNGMSFVEGWESRFFISKWCMQQLLLECPSIYELLANPNFQWKDIPLLQIWRENLDNSGKKSALLESYEPEEAIMMIKEALSSNEIIADGMHIPVPLNLDILNWAKETYDLLCSTKLPESVKFYNIYGIDYDTPHTVCYGSEQHPVSSLSSLLYAQGKYVYVDGDGSVPAESAKADGFNAVARVGVAADHRGIVCSRRVFRIVQHWLHAGEPDPFYDPLSDYVILPTLYEIEKHREKHGDVTSVAEDWEIISPNDGKTLRPGELPPMVSTLTTSREGKEGALEEAQATVVVHPEKKGRQHVQVRAVGVSHGG comes from the exons ATGCGGAGGCAGACACGGAGAAATCCGGCGTTAAGGCGGAGCTGGCGGGGCAGAGACGGCCAGCAGGGAGGCAAAGCGACCGGCCCCGACATGGATAATCCTCGTTGTCGTATCCCTCGGCAGGCCTCGCCGAGGCAGACGCGACAGGAATCCACACGATCCGCGGGCGGCGCTGCTCCTGAGGTTTGGGCCCCCGGTGACCTTGCATGTTTGGGTGGAGATGCACACGGAGATGCGACAGCCGCAACTGGGACGACGTCGAGGATG ATCATTGGCGATGACACTGTGTACTACTATCATGACATGATAGTGGAAATGATTAAATGGGGATATCAAGAAGGAAAAACTCTCTTTGGATTTGGTTATGATTTCCGTCAAAGCAACAG GCTCTCAGAGACACTTGacagattttccaaaaagctggAGTCAGTGTACACAGCTTCTGGTGGAAAAAAGATCAATCTCATTACTCATTCAATGGGGGGATTACTTGTGAAGTGTTTCATCTCTCTGCACAGTGAT ACATTTGAAAAATATGTCAAGAGTTGGATCGCAATTGCTGCACCATTCCAAG GTGCCCCTGGGTACATAACTACTAGTCTGCTCAATGGAATGTCTTTTGTCGAAGGATGGGAATCAAGATTCTTTATTTCCAAATGGTGTATGCAGCAATTG CTACTTGAGTGCCCATCAATCTATGAGTTGCTGGCAAACCCTAACTTCCAGTGGAAAGACATCCCACTGCTACAGATTTGGAGAGAGAATTTGGATAACAGTGGCAAGAAAAGTGCCCTGTTAGAGTCGTATGAGCCTGAGGAAGCAATAATGATGATTAAAGAGGCTCTTTCCAGTAATGAG ATCATTGCTGATGGCATGCATATTCCGGTGCCCCTTAATTTGGATATATTGAATTGGGCAAAGGAAACTTATGATCTTTTATGCAGTACAAAGCTTCCGGAATCAGTGAAATTCTACAACATTTATGGGATTGATTATGATACTCCACATACTGTCTG CTATGGCAGTGAACAGCATCCGGTTTCAAGTCTTAGTAGCCTCTTATATGCTCAG GGAAAATACGTCTATGTTGATGGCGACGGATCTGTTCCCGCAGAATCAGCAAAG GCTGACGGATTTAATGCAGTGGCAAGGGTTGGGGTGGCTGCTGACCACCGGGGAATCGTGTGCAGTCGCCGCGTGTTCCGGATCGTTCAGCACTGGCTGCACGCTGGAGAACCTGACCCGTTCTACGACCCGCTGAGCGACTATGTCATACTCCCAACACTCTACGAAATCGAGAAGCATCGTGAGAAACACGGGGATGTCACGTCCGTAGCGGAGGACTGGGAGATCATCTCCCCGAATGACGGCAAGACCTTGAGGCCAGGCGAGCTTCCTCCTATGGTCAGCACACTGACCACGAGCCGGGAAGGCAAGGAGGGTGCACTGGAAGAGGCGCAGGCCACTGTGGTCGTTCACCCGGAGAAGAAGGGGCGGCAGCATGTGCAAGTTAGGGCTGTGGGTGTCAGCCATGGTGGCTAA
- the LOC100384087 gene encoding lecithin-cholesterol acyltransferase-like 4 isoform X4 — MMKETRREFGCASLLLSMSSGRSSGPNLMPPLIIGDDTVYYYHDMIVEMIKWGYQEGKTLFGFGYDFRQSNRLSETLDRFSKKLESVYTASGGKKINLITHSMGGLLVKCFISLHSDTFEKYVKSWIAIAAPFQGAPGYITTSLLNGMSFVEGWESRFFISKWCMQQLLLECPSIYELLANPNFQWKDIPLLQIWRENLDNSGKKSALLESYEPEEAIMMIKEALSSNEIIADGMHIPVPLNLDILNWAKETYDLLCSTKLPESVKFYNIYGIDYDTPHTVCYGSEQHPVSSLSSLLYAQGKYVYVDGDGSVPAESAKADGFNAVARVGVAADHRGIVCSRRVFRIVQHWLHAGEPDPFYDPLSDYVILPTLYEIEKHREKHGDVTSVAEDWEIISPNDGKTLRPGELPPMVSTLTTSREGKEGALEEAQATVVVHPEKKGRQHVQVRAVGVSHGG, encoded by the exons ATGATGAAGGAAACAAGGAGAGAGTTTGGGTGCGCATCCTTGCTGCTGAGCATGAGTTCCGGGAGAAGCTCTGGTCCAAATTTGATGCCTCCACTG ATCATTGGCGATGACACTGTGTACTACTATCATGACATGATAGTGGAAATGATTAAATGGGGATATCAAGAAGGAAAAACTCTCTTTGGATTTGGTTATGATTTCCGTCAAAGCAACAG GCTCTCAGAGACACTTGacagattttccaaaaagctggAGTCAGTGTACACAGCTTCTGGTGGAAAAAAGATCAATCTCATTACTCATTCAATGGGGGGATTACTTGTGAAGTGTTTCATCTCTCTGCACAGTGAT ACATTTGAAAAATATGTCAAGAGTTGGATCGCAATTGCTGCACCATTCCAAG GTGCCCCTGGGTACATAACTACTAGTCTGCTCAATGGAATGTCTTTTGTCGAAGGATGGGAATCAAGATTCTTTATTTCCAAATGGTGTATGCAGCAATTG CTACTTGAGTGCCCATCAATCTATGAGTTGCTGGCAAACCCTAACTTCCAGTGGAAAGACATCCCACTGCTACAGATTTGGAGAGAGAATTTGGATAACAGTGGCAAGAAAAGTGCCCTGTTAGAGTCGTATGAGCCTGAGGAAGCAATAATGATGATTAAAGAGGCTCTTTCCAGTAATGAG ATCATTGCTGATGGCATGCATATTCCGGTGCCCCTTAATTTGGATATATTGAATTGGGCAAAGGAAACTTATGATCTTTTATGCAGTACAAAGCTTCCGGAATCAGTGAAATTCTACAACATTTATGGGATTGATTATGATACTCCACATACTGTCTG CTATGGCAGTGAACAGCATCCGGTTTCAAGTCTTAGTAGCCTCTTATATGCTCAG GGAAAATACGTCTATGTTGATGGCGACGGATCTGTTCCCGCAGAATCAGCAAAG GCTGACGGATTTAATGCAGTGGCAAGGGTTGGGGTGGCTGCTGACCACCGGGGAATCGTGTGCAGTCGCCGCGTGTTCCGGATCGTTCAGCACTGGCTGCACGCTGGAGAACCTGACCCGTTCTACGACCCGCTGAGCGACTATGTCATACTCCCAACACTCTACGAAATCGAGAAGCATCGTGAGAAACACGGGGATGTCACGTCCGTAGCGGAGGACTGGGAGATCATCTCCCCGAATGACGGCAAGACCTTGAGGCCAGGCGAGCTTCCTCCTATGGTCAGCACACTGACCACGAGCCGGGAAGGCAAGGAGGGTGCACTGGAAGAGGCGCAGGCCACTGTGGTCGTTCACCCGGAGAAGAAGGGGCGGCAGCATGTGCAAGTTAGGGCTGTGGGTGTCAGCCATGGTGGCTAA
- the LOC100383040 gene encoding accumulation of photosystem one1 isoform X1 has protein sequence MEIVNSVSFSSIGVGRIVINKTVKVGCQTHRIGWKLTRTCCEYSPGASRKKQEKYEQQPQNVDLPELHPKNKKKPFPVPIKKMLQASRREKRLAQMHIEKPLEPPKNGLLVPELVPVAHEVLDNWKVLIRGLSQLLNVVSVYGCRKCPQVHVGPVGHQIQDCYGSGSQRRNSHHSWARGSINDVLIPIESYHLFDPFGRRVKHDTRFDYDRIPAIVELCIQAGVDLPQYPSRRRTAPVRMIGKKVIDRGEFVDEPKPQRSEHCVSLLAELDTFSNQQVQSPSPSNMKELAKRTLKAYLNVRRGVEQLMSKYTVKACGYCSEVHVGPWGHNVKLCGAFKHQWRDGKHGWQDAVVDEVIPPNYVWHVPDPSGSPLRSSLRSFYGKAPAVVELCVQAGAEIPDEYRAMMRTDIVIPDSVEARMAA, from the exons ATGGAGATTGTGAACA GTGTTTCCTTCAGCTCAATTGGAGTCGGAAGAATTGTAATAAACAAGACAGTGAAG GTAGGATGCCAAACACACCGGATTGGCTGGAAGCTAACAAGGACATGTTGCGAGTACTCTCCTGGTGCTTCTAGAAAGAAGCAAGAGAAGTATGAGCAACAACCACAGAACGTCGATCTTCCAGAATTACACCCAAAAAACAAAAAGAAACCCTTCCCTGTTCCGATTAAAAAGATGCTGCAAGCTTCTCGGCGAGAGAAGAGGCTTGCACAAATGCATATAGAGAAGCCTCTTGAACCCCCAAAGAACGGTTTGCTTGTGCCAGAGCTTGTTCCAGTTGCACATGAAGTCCTTGATAACTGGAAAGTGCTAATCAGAGGGCTCTCTCAACTTCTGAATGTTGTTTCAGTTTATGGTTGCAG AAAGTGTCCTCAAGTCCATGTTGGTCCAGTTGGCCACCAGATCCAAGACTGTTACGGTTCCGGAAGCCAGCGTCGGAACAGTCATCACTCTTGGGCTAGAGGTTCCATCAATGATGTTCTCATCCCAATTGAGTCTTACCATCTTTTTGACCCATTTGGTCGGAGAGTGAAGCATGATACCAGGTTTGATTATGATAGGATACCAGCAATTGTTGAGCTATGCATTCAGGCTGGTGTTGACTTACCACAATACCCCTCGAGGCGACGGACTGCTCCTGTCCGGATGATAGGCAAGAAGGTGATTGACCGCGGTGAGTTTGTTGATGAGCCCAAGCCACAACGTTCAGAACACTGTGTATCTCTGcttgctgagctcgacacattcagcaaccaacaagtccagTCACCTTCACCATCAAATATGAAAGAGCTTGCCAAGAGGACACTGAAAGCATACCTTAATGTCCGGCGAGGCGTCGAGCAGCTGATGAGCAAGTACACTGTGAAAGCATGTGGGTACTGCTCTGAGGTCCATGTTGGTCCGTGGGGCCACAATGTGAAGCTCTGCGGGGCTTTCAAGCACCAGTGGCGGGATGGCAAGCATGGGTGGCAGGACGCGGTGGTTGATGAGGTCATCCCGCCCAACTACGTGTGGCATGTCCCTGACCCCAGTGGCTCTCCTCTCAGATCCTCTCTCAGGAGTTTCTATGGCAAAGCTCCAGCTGTCGTAGAGCTGTGTGTGCAGGCTGGGGCTGAAATACCTGACGAGTATCGGGCCATGATGAGGACTGACATTGTCATCCCGGACTCTGTGGAAGCTCGGATGGCTGCATAA
- the LOC100384087 gene encoding lecithin-cholesterol acyltransferase-like 4 isoform X1, with protein MNLLEELIRAIELWLRIVKEQVPLIDPTLDPVLLVPGIAGSILEAVDDEGNKERVWVRILAAEHEFREKLWSKFDASTGKTVSVNEKTRITVPEDRYGLYAIDTLDPDLIIGDDTVYYYHDMIVEMIKWGYQEGKTLFGFGYDFRQSNRLSETLDRFSKKLESVYTASGGKKINLITHSMGGLLVKCFISLHSDTFEKYVKSWIAIAAPFQGAPGYITTSLLNGMSFVEGWESRFFISKWCMQQLLLECPSIYELLANPNFQWKDIPLLQIWRENLDNSGKKSALLESYEPEEAIMMIKEALSSNEIIADGMHIPVPLNLDILNWAKETYDLLCSTKLPESVKFYNIYGIDYDTPHTVCYGSEQHPVSSLSSLLYAQGKYVYVDGDGSVPAESAKADGFNAVARVGVAADHRGIVCSRRVFRIVQHWLHAGEPDPFYDPLSDYVILPTLYEIEKHREKHGDVTSVAEDWEIISPNDGKTLRPGELPPMVSTLTTSREGKEGALEEAQATVVVHPEKKGRQHVQVRAVGVSHGG; from the exons ATGAATCTACTGGAGGAGTTGATCCGGGCGATAGAGCTCTGGCTCCGGATTGTTAAGGAGCAGGTGCCCTTGATCGACCCCACCCTTGACCCAGTGTTACTTGTTCCTGGTATTGCTGGCTCCATCCTTGAAGCTGTTGATGATGAAGGAAACAAGGAGAGAGTTTGGGTGCGCATCCTTGCTGCTGAGCATGAGTTCCGGGAGAAGCTCTGGTCCAAATTTGATGCCTCCACTG GTAAAACTGTTTCTGTTAACGAGAAAACAAGAATTACTGTCCCTGAGGACAGATATGGTTTGTATGCCATTGACACATTAGACCCAGACTTG ATCATTGGCGATGACACTGTGTACTACTATCATGACATGATAGTGGAAATGATTAAATGGGGATATCAAGAAGGAAAAACTCTCTTTGGATTTGGTTATGATTTCCGTCAAAGCAACAG GCTCTCAGAGACACTTGacagattttccaaaaagctggAGTCAGTGTACACAGCTTCTGGTGGAAAAAAGATCAATCTCATTACTCATTCAATGGGGGGATTACTTGTGAAGTGTTTCATCTCTCTGCACAGTGAT ACATTTGAAAAATATGTCAAGAGTTGGATCGCAATTGCTGCACCATTCCAAG GTGCCCCTGGGTACATAACTACTAGTCTGCTCAATGGAATGTCTTTTGTCGAAGGATGGGAATCAAGATTCTTTATTTCCAAATGGTGTATGCAGCAATTG CTACTTGAGTGCCCATCAATCTATGAGTTGCTGGCAAACCCTAACTTCCAGTGGAAAGACATCCCACTGCTACAGATTTGGAGAGAGAATTTGGATAACAGTGGCAAGAAAAGTGCCCTGTTAGAGTCGTATGAGCCTGAGGAAGCAATAATGATGATTAAAGAGGCTCTTTCCAGTAATGAG ATCATTGCTGATGGCATGCATATTCCGGTGCCCCTTAATTTGGATATATTGAATTGGGCAAAGGAAACTTATGATCTTTTATGCAGTACAAAGCTTCCGGAATCAGTGAAATTCTACAACATTTATGGGATTGATTATGATACTCCACATACTGTCTG CTATGGCAGTGAACAGCATCCGGTTTCAAGTCTTAGTAGCCTCTTATATGCTCAG GGAAAATACGTCTATGTTGATGGCGACGGATCTGTTCCCGCAGAATCAGCAAAG GCTGACGGATTTAATGCAGTGGCAAGGGTTGGGGTGGCTGCTGACCACCGGGGAATCGTGTGCAGTCGCCGCGTGTTCCGGATCGTTCAGCACTGGCTGCACGCTGGAGAACCTGACCCGTTCTACGACCCGCTGAGCGACTATGTCATACTCCCAACACTCTACGAAATCGAGAAGCATCGTGAGAAACACGGGGATGTCACGTCCGTAGCGGAGGACTGGGAGATCATCTCCCCGAATGACGGCAAGACCTTGAGGCCAGGCGAGCTTCCTCCTATGGTCAGCACACTGACCACGAGCCGGGAAGGCAAGGAGGGTGCACTGGAAGAGGCGCAGGCCACTGTGGTCGTTCACCCGGAGAAGAAGGGGCGGCAGCATGTGCAAGTTAGGGCTGTGGGTGTCAGCCATGGTGGCTAA
- the LOC100384087 gene encoding Lecithin-cholesterol acyltransferase-like 4 yields MIVEMIKWGYQEGKTLFGFGYDFRQSNRLSETLDRFSKKLESVYTASGGKKINLITHSMGGLLVKCFISLHSDTFEKYVKSWIAIAAPFQGAPGYITTSLLNGMSFVEGWESRFFISKWCMQQLLLECPSIYELLANPNFQWKDIPLLQIWRENLDNSGKKSALLESYEPEEAIMMIKEALSSNEIIADGMHIPVPLNLDILNWAKETYDLLCSTKLPESVKFYNIYGIDYDTPHTVCYGSEQHPVSSLSSLLYAQGKYVYVDGDGSVPAESAKADGFNAVARVGVAADHRGIVCSRRVFRIVQHWLHAGEPDPFYDPLSDYVILPTLYEIEKHREKHGDVTSVAEDWEIISPNDGKTLRPGELPPMVSTLTTSREGKEGALEEAQATVVVHPEKKGRQHVQVRAVGVSHGG; encoded by the exons ATGATAGTGGAAATGATTAAATGGGGATATCAAGAAGGAAAAACTCTCTTTGGATTTGGTTATGATTTCCGTCAAAGCAACAG GCTCTCAGAGACACTTGacagattttccaaaaagctggAGTCAGTGTACACAGCTTCTGGTGGAAAAAAGATCAATCTCATTACTCATTCAATGGGGGGATTACTTGTGAAGTGTTTCATCTCTCTGCACAGTGAT ACATTTGAAAAATATGTCAAGAGTTGGATCGCAATTGCTGCACCATTCCAAG GTGCCCCTGGGTACATAACTACTAGTCTGCTCAATGGAATGTCTTTTGTCGAAGGATGGGAATCAAGATTCTTTATTTCCAAATGGTGTATGCAGCAATTG CTACTTGAGTGCCCATCAATCTATGAGTTGCTGGCAAACCCTAACTTCCAGTGGAAAGACATCCCACTGCTACAGATTTGGAGAGAGAATTTGGATAACAGTGGCAAGAAAAGTGCCCTGTTAGAGTCGTATGAGCCTGAGGAAGCAATAATGATGATTAAAGAGGCTCTTTCCAGTAATGAG ATCATTGCTGATGGCATGCATATTCCGGTGCCCCTTAATTTGGATATATTGAATTGGGCAAAGGAAACTTATGATCTTTTATGCAGTACAAAGCTTCCGGAATCAGTGAAATTCTACAACATTTATGGGATTGATTATGATACTCCACATACTGTCTG CTATGGCAGTGAACAGCATCCGGTTTCAAGTCTTAGTAGCCTCTTATATGCTCAG GGAAAATACGTCTATGTTGATGGCGACGGATCTGTTCCCGCAGAATCAGCAAAG GCTGACGGATTTAATGCAGTGGCAAGGGTTGGGGTGGCTGCTGACCACCGGGGAATCGTGTGCAGTCGCCGCGTGTTCCGGATCGTTCAGCACTGGCTGCACGCTGGAGAACCTGACCCGTTCTACGACCCGCTGAGCGACTATGTCATACTCCCAACACTCTACGAAATCGAGAAGCATCGTGAGAAACACGGGGATGTCACGTCCGTAGCGGAGGACTGGGAGATCATCTCCCCGAATGACGGCAAGACCTTGAGGCCAGGCGAGCTTCCTCCTATGGTCAGCACACTGACCACGAGCCGGGAAGGCAAGGAGGGTGCACTGGAAGAGGCGCAGGCCACTGTGGTCGTTCACCCGGAGAAGAAGGGGCGGCAGCATGTGCAAGTTAGGGCTGTGGGTGTCAGCCATGGTGGCTAA
- the LOC100280524 gene encoding Cysteine-rich and transmembrane domain-containing protein WIH2, whose protein sequence is MSYQAPPPGTSAYPPPGTAYPPPGQPQAYPPPAYGAPPPMAAGGYPPPPQQDSKGGNDGFLKGCLAALCCCCMLDMCF, encoded by the exons ATGAGCTACCAGGCTCCTCCTCCGGGCACCTCAG CCTACCCGCCGCCGGGCACGGCCTACCCTCCGCCAGGCCAGCCGCAGGCGTACCCGCCGCCGGCATACGGCGCGCCGCCACCCATGGCCGCCGGCGGGTACCCTCCCCCGCCGCAGCAGGACTCTAAGGGCGGCAACGACGGCTTCCTGAAAGGATG CTTGGCCGCTCTCTGCTGCTGCTGCATGCTCGACATGTGCTTCTGA
- the LOC100384087 gene encoding lecithin-cholesterol acyltransferase-like 4 isoform X3 yields MDDGVDGERWGARSTKQTHMNLHASVAVLQGCCDKIIGDDTVYYYHDMIVEMIKWGYQEGKTLFGFGYDFRQSNRLSETLDRFSKKLESVYTASGGKKINLITHSMGGLLVKCFISLHSDTFEKYVKSWIAIAAPFQGAPGYITTSLLNGMSFVEGWESRFFISKWCMQQLLLECPSIYELLANPNFQWKDIPLLQIWRENLDNSGKKSALLESYEPEEAIMMIKEALSSNEIIADGMHIPVPLNLDILNWAKETYDLLCSTKLPESVKFYNIYGIDYDTPHTVCYGSEQHPVSSLSSLLYAQGKYVYVDGDGSVPAESAKADGFNAVARVGVAADHRGIVCSRRVFRIVQHWLHAGEPDPFYDPLSDYVILPTLYEIEKHREKHGDVTSVAEDWEIISPNDGKTLRPGELPPMVSTLTTSREGKEGALEEAQATVVVHPEKKGRQHVQVRAVGVSHGG; encoded by the exons ATGGACGACGGGGTTGACGGAGAAAGATGGGGAGCTCGCTCGACCAAGCAGACGCACATGAACCTCCATGCCAGTGTAGCCGTCCTCCAAGGGTGCTGCGACAAG ATCATTGGCGATGACACTGTGTACTACTATCATGACATGATAGTGGAAATGATTAAATGGGGATATCAAGAAGGAAAAACTCTCTTTGGATTTGGTTATGATTTCCGTCAAAGCAACAG GCTCTCAGAGACACTTGacagattttccaaaaagctggAGTCAGTGTACACAGCTTCTGGTGGAAAAAAGATCAATCTCATTACTCATTCAATGGGGGGATTACTTGTGAAGTGTTTCATCTCTCTGCACAGTGAT ACATTTGAAAAATATGTCAAGAGTTGGATCGCAATTGCTGCACCATTCCAAG GTGCCCCTGGGTACATAACTACTAGTCTGCTCAATGGAATGTCTTTTGTCGAAGGATGGGAATCAAGATTCTTTATTTCCAAATGGTGTATGCAGCAATTG CTACTTGAGTGCCCATCAATCTATGAGTTGCTGGCAAACCCTAACTTCCAGTGGAAAGACATCCCACTGCTACAGATTTGGAGAGAGAATTTGGATAACAGTGGCAAGAAAAGTGCCCTGTTAGAGTCGTATGAGCCTGAGGAAGCAATAATGATGATTAAAGAGGCTCTTTCCAGTAATGAG ATCATTGCTGATGGCATGCATATTCCGGTGCCCCTTAATTTGGATATATTGAATTGGGCAAAGGAAACTTATGATCTTTTATGCAGTACAAAGCTTCCGGAATCAGTGAAATTCTACAACATTTATGGGATTGATTATGATACTCCACATACTGTCTG CTATGGCAGTGAACAGCATCCGGTTTCAAGTCTTAGTAGCCTCTTATATGCTCAG GGAAAATACGTCTATGTTGATGGCGACGGATCTGTTCCCGCAGAATCAGCAAAG GCTGACGGATTTAATGCAGTGGCAAGGGTTGGGGTGGCTGCTGACCACCGGGGAATCGTGTGCAGTCGCCGCGTGTTCCGGATCGTTCAGCACTGGCTGCACGCTGGAGAACCTGACCCGTTCTACGACCCGCTGAGCGACTATGTCATACTCCCAACACTCTACGAAATCGAGAAGCATCGTGAGAAACACGGGGATGTCACGTCCGTAGCGGAGGACTGGGAGATCATCTCCCCGAATGACGGCAAGACCTTGAGGCCAGGCGAGCTTCCTCCTATGGTCAGCACACTGACCACGAGCCGGGAAGGCAAGGAGGGTGCACTGGAAGAGGCGCAGGCCACTGTGGTCGTTCACCCGGAGAAGAAGGGGCGGCAGCATGTGCAAGTTAGGGCTGTGGGTGTCAGCCATGGTGGCTAA